In Fusarium verticillioides 7600 chromosome 6, whole genome shotgun sequence, the sequence ATCTAAATTTGTGAGAACACATCACTTCTGCGCTTTGATTGAATACCTCCTGGCTACTAGTCAGCACTCCCTGCCCAACGACTTCCTTGGTTCCATGTACTATTGGAGCGAGATATTTGCTAGAATGTGGATGGAGCTGAATCGAGCTTTCGATCTCGAACTGGACCGTCGAGAAAGAGACTTCGGGAACCAAGACGAACGGTACCGATCGTGGCTCGCTTTAGCCTTTCTGATTCCTGAAAATGCCCAGAGATTGACTGAACAACAGGCCCAGCCTTTCGCAAGGTCTGCGCGCAGTTACCAGAGCGTGGTGGCGGAGACGAGAGGGACAGCAATCTCTATGTTGCCTCAACATATCACAAACACACATGGCCCTATCATTCAAAGAGTGTCTGGAAGTATTCAGGCTCTTTCCCAGATTTTTGCGACCTTCAGAAGTACAGGTGCAGACCTCCTGGCTTCCTCAGCAGAGTCCATGCCGGTTCCAGTGCTTCTCCTCGCGGGCAGGACTGCGAAACGACAAAGGAATCCACTACTCGCAGAGAACCTAGCTACAATCTCGGTTAACAAGACAAAAGGCAGAGGCGACATCTTTGAATTTTGCAGCTTGCTATTACTTGCAGCAGTGAGATTCCACGCAAATCACGATACCAGTGAAATGAACGTGGAAATGGTGCGCAAGTCCGTTCGAATTGCAAACTACCTCCCTCCTCAACCACATGTGCAATTACTGAAAATGGAGGCCCTGGAAATCTTGGTCTCGATGCTCTTAAGTTTGGGTAGGAGAGATGAGGCAGACGAATTTCTCCGTTCatttgaggatcttgttggAAGGGATCGCAAGAAGTTAGATAGCCGTGTATGGGAGTATGGCATCCGTCATACTCGACTCGGAGCCGCTCACAGAATAGGGGGTCTCCAATACATGGCTAGAAACCTTTTCTTTAGCGGTAACTATACAGTTTCCGCAGACTTCGCTGCTCAAGGTATTGAGATTCTTGCAGACTCGGGATCTAAACCGAAACCTAGAGATCTGGGTTTGCTAGCCATTCATCGAGACTCTCTGTATAAGGCCGGCAGGCTAGATGAATGCATCTCTAGCTGTCAAGAACTACTGGGCCTCTTGACGAAGCTCGCCTCTGAACCTATTGTTACGGATGCTCGATGGCAAACCCAAATCATTGTAGCGAGGTGTCTCGTCCAGCAAGGAAATACGGCAGAGGCCGACACGTGGTTTCGTAAGGCGGCAGACGAAATGGCGCTTCTCGGCCCGGATCGACGGCACCAAAAAGGCCAAAACTGGTTCTTATTTATGGTGGAAGATGCGGCGCTTATGGGGCAGTACACGGTTTCTCAGTCCCTGGCCCATGAGCTACTAGAGATGAAAAGGGTCCCGCCCCCTAACGACGAGGCGGACTTGGGTTTTGGGCCGCTTGAGTCGCTTGTTTCtaagctcaaggccatcgaTTGCATAGATCCCGCCTATCGGGAATTCCTCCGCTGTCACTCATTATTAATGACAGTGCAGAACGTACAGAACACGGAAGGGAAGCTGAACTGGTTGGGACGACGACTATGGTCAATAAATGACTACCCGGAATCTTTCAGCAAGAGAGTACCTCTACTGAAGCTCAAGTACATCGACACatgcctccatcttgatgatggattaCTGAACGCCATTGGGGGATATATAATGCTGGGgaatttcttcttcgagcgAGGAAATACCGAAGCAGCAGATATTGTTTCGTCTGATGCGGCGTCACGTATCTTCTCAGACATATCCTCAGATGACCCTTCATGGAGTTTCAGATTAGCAAGCCAGGTATACCTCTTCGCTGGAAAGTTTTCCAAGTGTATTCCGTTGCTTTGTAAGGGTCATGAAAAGTCGTTACATGTTAATGGTGATACAGTCTTCACTTTCGAGATAGAGATGGTTTACGCCTTAACGTACATATACGCACTGGAAGAATTTGAGGAAGATCTCGAGAAGGTCGACTTGCGATTATCCTTTCTGGAAAAGTCTTGCGAGCATTTATCGAAAGCCTCTAGGAGAGTGGATTACATAGACCGACACAAGGGTTCACGGTCACAGGAGGAGCAGAGTAATGGTGAGTATGATGCTGAACAGAGtaggagggagaggatgacAGATCTGAAAGCTCGGCTAGAAGATCTTAATGGAGGCTCTATGTTAGCCGAGGCGATGGCTAGGCTGGAGTCCGTGGCGCCGGGAGCGGAGGTGTCAAGGGAGGGTAATTCCTAGTAAAGCAAGAGATGGTTAATTTGAAGATGAACAGGAGAAATGCATTAGCTTGGTTGAGAAGTAGCTGCAAATGTACAGCTTTCTCAGTTGCTTCCACGCCGAAGGACAGATGATTCTAACGGCGGTAATTCCGTAGTGGATATGATAGTAAGCCCTGATTGGCACTGTAACACCCGCTATCGTAGAGTCGGGTTAGCGTTCGGGTTCTAGACTCATTTCTGCAAGGTACAGCCCAAACGGCCCGCTATAAGGATCGATAGTTTATCAATAGTGGCAGCTCGCTAAGCTGAATATTGATCATGGGCCCTAAAAACAGTAAATCACAGCCGTGATAATGCCAATAGCTTCTACAAGCTGAGCCTTGGCAAGTCGAGGGCCCATACATAATAAACCAGCATCGCACATTTCCTTTGAAGAGGTAAGCTCTCATTCACTCGTTTCTTGACCAATTTTGTGGTCGCTTTTACAGAGCTCGTTTCAACATGCAGTCTAAGCTTGCTCTCGTGGGCTTGGCCCTGGCTAACTTGGCCGCTGCTGGACCTTGTAAACCCAGTGGTCTAACAAGTCTTGCACTTACATCCTCCGTCATCTCCGAAACATCCGAAGTCCCCAGCCTAACCATCCCCCAATCGACAACTACAACGCAAGaagtcgacatcatcatcaccaacgccatcGACGGAGGAAGTTTCGCCGCCCGCAATGCCAACAACCCGCCCAGTGGCCTCACAAACTTCGGCGCGTCCGGAAATGCCGAGTTTCACGAGGGAGGTTGCTACAAGGCTGACGGCAGTCGCGATGACGGTTGCGCTGCATTGACTGCTTCTGGGAACCCAGCTGGAAAGCGAGATACGGGGTCATTTGCTAGTATTTGGCAAACTCTCAACTCGCTGAGCACTGGGTCTCAGAATACTTATACTGTTCAGTTCTACTATGCTGTTCTTTCTGGTGGTAGTCAGGATTGCACTGTCGCCGCGGTTCTGGGCAATAGGCAGTTCTACTCGCAGTCTCTTTCATCTGTTGGAACAGGCGTTTCTTGGACGCATGTTCTTGAGCAGGTTGATGCAGAGTCTGCCTCTGCCACCTTTGCCATATCTATGACTTGCACCGGAAACGGTATCTCTATTATCTTGGTCGACTCGATTTTTATCTCCAACCAAGTCACCCCCGCCAACATTGGCAACTTTGTCCTCGACTTTGGCGCGCCCACTACAAACCCAGTTTCGACATCCGAAACATTCACTGAACGAACCATGGATCCCGAAACAACCTCTGCCACTTCCTCATCAGAGGTCTTCACCGAGAGAACCATGgccgagaccaccaccaccgctcCTCCCAACACCGATACGACACGTCCAGCTCAACCCACCGAAACAGCCTGTAAGCCAACATGCGGCCTGCGCAACGGCTTTGACAACAACCCCGCATGGAACTGTAGAGTGTACGGCCTGTACAACGGCTTGACATACCAGCTCTCCAGTCAAGACGGCGACGATGAGACGCGACCTTGGTATGATGGCCCCGAAGACTGTGCCGAGATCTGCAAGACACTGCCTGGGTGCAAATCAGCCGGTTACATGTTCGCTCCTAGGAAGTGTTTCTTCTCAAACAATGTTGTTACTCCTTCCGAGGTTCGCaacatgatggatgatggtaTTGATGTTGATTGGTATAGCATGGATTGCTTCACATGCTCTTCTTGTGAGAGTGGAGCTGCAGAGACAACTACTCCAGAGACTTCTTCTATGCCTGTTAACACCGATACAACTGTCGCCCCCGAGTCCACAACCTTTACTACCCAAACCTCTAACAGCCTAACGACTACAACATCCCCTGCTGATACCTGCCTCTACAACCGCGGTCAAGAATGCGAGTTCGACCGCTTCACAGACCACAGCGACACTGTCTGCATGTATGGCGCCCTCTTCACCGGCACAACATGGAAAGAACCTCGTGCAGACTATCCCTACCAAGATACTGTCTACCAATGTGCTGCTATCTGCCAAACCCTCAAGAACTGTGAATCATCTGCTTACTTCCAGACCGAGAACCGCTGCCTTTTCACCTCCAAGAAAATCCAGCAATCCGACATGGAAATCCACGAAGATGCGCCACAAGACCACGCCGTCTGGAGTCATAACTCCTGCTGGACATGCCCAACCTGCTCAGATACCGCTACTCTTCCCGCAGCGAGATACTGCTCGTACTCACAAGGTGATAGCTGCCGTGCTGTGTCTGGCAAACCAGGTGCGCTTTGTGACTACCAGGGCTTCTGGGAGGCGTATAATCAGTGGGATCTTGACACGTATCCTGATCAGAGCTCGCCTGAGAAGTGTGCTGCTATTTGTATGGCGCTGGATTACTGTGTTGGGTCGGGGTATAAGGACGATAGGTGTATGTTTTCGTTTAGGGAGCTCAAGGTAGCGGACTTTAGGGATTGGCCTGATCACTCGAGGGATGGAACGTGGAGTGATAATTCTTGCTTTGAGTGCCCTGGCTGTACGGCTTAGTGGTTACAAGAGTAGCAAGTATTCTTCACGGTATCATAATTATTAATTTGTTCTCCGAGTATCTCAGTTGACTCTATGTGAAGTTAAATCATCGCCACTCCGAGTGATTACTATAATGGTATAAGGCTACGTGTTGCATGATGTTCCTTCATCCTGTTCGGAGAAAAGGTCATTCATCATTATTGTACTCtctcgagctcttcgtcGGTGTCTCGCCACGTCTCAATTGGGCGAAACTGCTAGCAAAAGCACGACAGAATCCACGCCATGCAATCTGCGACACCAGTGTCCTCTCCAAATCTAGAAGGAAACGAACGCAGTGGTCAGAGCCATCTAGTAGTCCAACGCCAGTCAAGTGAACGACATTGTCCCCGCCATTCTCGATCCATCGTTCAATAGCCTCTCTGTCTTGCAATCGATCGAGACGCGTAATTAGCGGACGGGCTGAAGTTGGTGCTAATGATGTACGTGTCTCACTGTAGCAGTATATGTAGCCCATCGCCACCGTGAGGCTGAGCGCATCATAGCACGCAAGGCGACGAGAACTCCGGGTTATTTTAAAGATACAGACAGCATGCCATAAGCCCTTTCGCGCCGTGGTATCGTTATTTTTGAAAAAGTCATTGAGATGCGTTttggacttcttcatctgctcttTGTTCGTCTCCCAGCCCGTAGCTGAATGTAAAGTCTCGAGCGGAATCAAATTGAGAATCGCAATCACATGGAAAACAGTGTCTGTAAGATCCCCGAGGCTTGGCATGTTCTTCAGAGTAAATCCATCGATCGTTGTGTCTAGAAGAGCATTTTCGCTCCTACTGAGATCTGGTCTGGGAAGTGAATGGTTCGGCGCCTGTTGAGTATCACGACTTGCTGAAGAGTTCAAGTACGATTCAAATGAAGAGTGTAGGAGTTGCGAAGTTCGTAGTTGGCGGTAGTAGTTCCTGTCTTCGACGTATagctcgagaagaatgaccTTGGCCGCAAAGGTATCTGGCTTACGTTGGTGTCCTGCTTACATGATCAGCCCAGTAATTGCACCACTCGCGGTGATATTCGCGATACCTGGACAGTCTTCGTGTCGCGACTTCCACTCTGAAGCATTTTGACACCGCCATAGCTTTTCAGTACATGGCAACTGTCTTGTCGCCTCCCGGAGGTTGAATACCAGCGGGGTACCTAGGAAGATATGGCTCAAACACTCCAACACACGAGCACAAGTGACAAGACGTAGTACACTCTCCTTGGCAATCCAGTTTTGCCATGCTACTTCGTCGTTAAGCTTATCCCGACTCGAGTGTCTGCGTTTGTCGGCTTTGCTAATGAGGTCACAGCACATGGTCGCCAGGCTGCTTCGCTTATGCTGTAGAACAATCTTATCTCTGTGGGAGCCTGAAAATAGCCATAGAACATGTAATAGAAAGACACACTGCACAGTTATCACTTCGGCATTCAACATGTTGTCATATGCCTGGGTTTGGGGGTTAGCTAGCACGTCACGAACAGCGTGGTCATCTGTGACTCTACTTACAGGGAGCTCAACAGCTCGGGCTAGGAGGTTAGATAACGCGGAGTTATACTCATCTGCACCTTTGATCTCCGAGTAATGACTTCCGACTGCTGCGACAGCTAATAACAATATCCATGGGAGATCTGGGTCCTCCATGCGAGATGGGTGCAAGAATGGGAACTGACAGTCAAAGTACTCAAAGTACAGTTCTACAAATGCGTGTAGGATATCCTGGGGAATGGGTACTGGTGTTGGGTCTCGCCGCTGTGTGTTATAGAAGGTATTCAACCCCTCTACAGCATCTTGAGGTATCTCATGGATATGCCCAAAGACTTCAGCCCCAGCCATTTGCAGACCAATAGCCTCTGGTTCCGGGAACTGGTGGCATGGCTGCGTGTGCGAAGAACATATATTTTCCGGACTTAAATAAGCCTGCCCTGCTTGAATCGAGGTCGCATGCACTGCATCTTCATGAGGCTGTGACATATTGGGTGGATCAAGTGGCAACTCCAATTCATCCATGAACCATGGAAAGGACAATTGGGCCATTGACGAATTCCAAGGCATCCATGAGTTACCTGTGATGGTCCCAAGGCTGCCAAAATCTCCGTTGAGAACAAAGGTATCGGGCAATGTTGGTACATTAGGCCAGCTAGACGTGTCTGGAACCGTTGTGTACATGGTGCTTGATGCTATTGTCGGCATCCCACTCGTATCAGAGGGGATAGAAGAGGGATTATTCCATTCTTCTGAAGTGCCATGAAGGTCACCAGGTATAAAAGCTTCGTCCTGGAAGTCTGCGCCTTGAGCTGCGAGGGGCGATAAAGTAGCGATGTCTTCGCCTTGAGATGGCTCTCCCACGATTATAgcctcaccatcatcacgtCGTGCACTTAGCGCTCTCTCAGGATAAATGCACTCTGAGTTGCGAGTCTCGCATCGCGAACAAGGATGACCTCCATCACAGCTCTGCTTCGACCTCGAACAAGAGTAACAAGCTTGGccgcgacgacgacgacgtgTTCTAGTCGATCCAGGCTGATTACCATGTAAAACTCGATGACGAGCAAGAGTGTCACTGCGAGGTGTCAGAGAAAAATAGAGTCGTGTACAGCATGTTTACCGGACCTGCGCGAGAAGGACTTGGAGCAGATGTTGCACTGAAAGGGTTTGAGGCCTGTGTGTCGTAGCACGTGTCG encodes:
- a CDS encoding hypothetical protein (At least one base has a quality score < 10), whose product is MERNQLSCDHCGETFQRREHRDRHVLRHTGLKPFQCNICSKSFSRSDTLARHRVLHGNQPGSTRTRRRRRGQACYSCSRSKQSCDGGHPCSRCETRNSECIYPERALSARRDDGEAIIVGEPSQGEDIATLSPLAAQGADFQDEAFIPGDLHGTSEEWNNPSSIPSDTSGMPTIASSTMYTTVPDTSSWPNVPTLPDTFVLNGDFGSLGTITGNSWMPWNSSMAQLSFPWFMDELELPLDPPNMSQPHEDAVHATSIQAGQAYLSPENICSSHTQPCHQFPEPEAIGLQMAGAEVFGHIHEIPQDAVEGLNTFYNTQRRDPTPVPIPQDILHAFVELYFEYFDCQFPFLHPSRMEDPDLPWILLLAVAAVGSHYSEIKGADEYNSALSNLLARAVELPAYDNMLNAEVITVQCVFLLHVLWLFSGSHRDKIVLQHKRSSLATMCCDLISKADKRRHSSRDKLNDEVAWQNWIAKESVLRLVTCARVLECLSHIFLGTPLVFNLREATRQLPCTEKLWRCQNASEWKSRHEDCPGIANITARHQRKPDTFAAKVILLELYVEDRNYYRQLRTSQLLHSSFESYLNSSASRDTQQAPNHSLPRPDLSRSENALLDTTIDGFTLKNMPSLGDLTDTVFHVIAILNLIPLETLHSATGWETNKEQMKKSKTHLNDFFKNNDTTARKGLWHAVCIFKITRSSRRLACYDALSLTVAMGYIYCYSETRTSLAPTSARPLITRLDRLQDREAIERWIENGGDNVVHLTGVGLLDGSDHCVRFLLDLERTLVSQIAWRGFCRAFASSFAQLRRGETPTKSSREYNNDE